From one Culex quinquefasciatus strain JHB chromosome 3, VPISU_Cqui_1.0_pri_paternal, whole genome shotgun sequence genomic stretch:
- the LOC6032542 gene encoding UPF0545 protein C22orf39 homolog gives MAPQLLDIPPEPKTPEEQEVFKNLWSIRPCYLYNEEFDDCTSIKARFHQYFIHGSSVDCTQWKRDFDNCVRFEKNPHDTKSALELIESERSRRTERMRAHYGNDVWKKRDRVPEGWAKPLPEHLQKEYESSYLELKARELRGEVEPGKEERTMCVVM, from the exons ATGGCCCCACAACTGCTTGATATTCCCCCCGAACCAAAGACCCCCGAAGAGCAGGAAGTGTTCAAGAATCTGTGGTCG ATCCGCCCCTGTTACCTCTACAACGAGGAGTTCGACGACTGCACCAGCATCAAGGCCCGCTTCCACCAGTACTTTATCCACGGAAGCAGCGTCGATTGCACCCAGTGGAAGCGCGATTTTGACAATTGCGTCCGCTTCGAGAAGAACCCGCACGACACGAAGAGTGCGCTCGAATTGATCGAAAGTGAGCGCAGCAGGAGGACTGAGAGGATGCGGGCACACTACGGGAACGATGTGTGGAAGAAGCGTGACCGGGTGCCGGAGGGCTGGGCCAAACCGCTGCCGGAGCACCTGCAGAAGGAGTACGAGAGCTCGTACCTGGAGCTGAAGGCGCGCGAGCTTCGCGGGGAGGTCGAGCCGGGCAAGGAGGAGCGGACGATGTGCGTTGTGATGTGA
- the LOC6032541 gene encoding histone acetyltransferase type B catalytic subunit isoform X1, with protein MTAINSLQNFVTSALDCTRFRLIREDADFDEEAAAFHPEMAHQIFGEQENIFGYRDLQIDVCFAAGPLDIYFNIKYSKKVDDVNTEGIKADDVEKSLAALVEDGCYYTNLDEYKKVIKARSAAFKPFGTKVDEFEVNPGASARTFEVYVSDITDQEFLKFHSRLESFSFWFIDAFSRVEHDPLWLFFIVYEKYSNNNNEVRYATAGYFTVYQYYSYPEFIRPRISQILVLPPFQKLGIASRLIEHTTYNYFVTKKNVADITYEEPTDIVQHIRSVVDAKRCMALPAFAKANLLAGFSKDMLAEAKEKFKINPKQCRVIYEILRLAVTDTKNDAEYRNYRLEVKKRLNLNYSKHRRELLRLQKRGVDVDGAFSILPSLEDRISQLNAEYKQEVESVYYQVLKKLQLVRD; from the exons ATGACGGCCATCAACAGTTTGCAGAACTTTGTGACCAGCGCGCTGGACTGCACCCGGTTCCGGTTGATCCGGGAGGACGCCGACTTTGACGAGGAGGCGGCCGCGTTCCATCCGGAGATGGCGCACCAGATCTTCGGCGAGCAGGAGAACATCTTCGGCTACCGGGACCTGCAGATCGACGTGTGCTTCGCGGCGGGTCCTCTGGACATTTACTTCAACATCAAGTACTCGAAAAAG GTTGACGACGTCAACACCGAGGGCATCAAGGCGGACGACGTGGAAAAATCGCTCGCCGCGCTCGTCGAGGACGGCTGCTACTACACCAACCTGGACGAGTACAAAAAGGTCATCAAGGCGCGGTCAGCGGCGTTCAAACCGTTCGGCACCAAGGTGGACGAGTTCGAGGTCAACCCGGGAGCGTCGGCACGCACCTTCGAGGTGTACGTGAGCGACATCACCGACCAGGAGTTCCTCAAGTTCCACTCGCGGCTGGAGTCGTTCTCGTTCTGGTTCATCGATGCCTTCAGCCGGGTCGAGCACGATCCGCTCTGGCTGTTCTTCATCGTGTACGAGAAGtactccaacaacaacaacgaggTTCGGTACGCCACCGCAGGTTACTTCACCGTTTACCAGTACTACTCGTACCCGGAGTTTATCCGGCCGCGCATCAGCCAGATTCTGGTGCTGCCACCGTTCCAGAAGCTCGGAATCGCCTCCCGGTTGATCGAACAT ACGACCTACAACTACTTCGTCACCAAAAAGAACGTCGCGGACATCACCTACGAGGAGCCCACCGACATCGTCCAGCACATCCGCTCGGTCGTGGACGCCAAACGGTGCATGGCGCTGCCCGCCTTCGCCAAGGCCAACCTGCTGGCCGGCTTCAGCAAGGACATGCTCGCGGAGGCGAAGGAAAAGTTCAAAATCAACCCCAAACAGTGCCGCGTCATCTACGAGATTCTGCGCCTCGCCGTCACCGACACCAAGAACGACGCCGAGTACCGCAACTACCGGCTCGAGGTGAAGAAGCGGCTCAACCTGAACTACAGCAAGCACCGGCGCGAGCTGCTGCGGCTGCAGAAGCGCGGCGTCGACGTGGACGGGGCGTTCAGCATCCTGCCCAGCCTGGAGGACCGGATCAGCCAGCTGAACGCGGAGTACAAG CAGGAGGTGGAATCCGTCTACTATCAGGTGCTGAAAAAGCTGCAGCTGGTTCGCGATTAA
- the LOC6032541 gene encoding histone acetyltransferase type B catalytic subunit isoform X2 translates to MTAINSLQNFVTSALDCTRFRLIREDADFDEEAAAFHPEMAHQIFGEQENIFGYRDLQIDVCFAAGPLDIYFNIKYSKKVDDVNTEGIKADDVEKSLAALVEDGCYYTNLDEYKKVIKARSAAFKPFGTKVDEFEVNPGASARTFEVYVSDITDQEFLKFHSRLESFSFWFIDAFSRVEHDPLWLFFIVYEKYSNNNNEVRYATAGYFTVYQYYSYPEFIRPRISQILVLPPFQKLGIASRLIEHTTYNYFVTKKNVADITYEEPTDIVQHIRSVVDAKRCMALPAFAKANLLAGFSKDMLAEAKEKFKINPKQCRVIYEILRLAVTDTKNDAEYRNYRLEVKKRLNLNYSKHRRELLRLQKRGVDVDGAFSILPSLEDRISQLNAEYKEVESVYYQVLKKLQLVRD, encoded by the exons ATGACGGCCATCAACAGTTTGCAGAACTTTGTGACCAGCGCGCTGGACTGCACCCGGTTCCGGTTGATCCGGGAGGACGCCGACTTTGACGAGGAGGCGGCCGCGTTCCATCCGGAGATGGCGCACCAGATCTTCGGCGAGCAGGAGAACATCTTCGGCTACCGGGACCTGCAGATCGACGTGTGCTTCGCGGCGGGTCCTCTGGACATTTACTTCAACATCAAGTACTCGAAAAAG GTTGACGACGTCAACACCGAGGGCATCAAGGCGGACGACGTGGAAAAATCGCTCGCCGCGCTCGTCGAGGACGGCTGCTACTACACCAACCTGGACGAGTACAAAAAGGTCATCAAGGCGCGGTCAGCGGCGTTCAAACCGTTCGGCACCAAGGTGGACGAGTTCGAGGTCAACCCGGGAGCGTCGGCACGCACCTTCGAGGTGTACGTGAGCGACATCACCGACCAGGAGTTCCTCAAGTTCCACTCGCGGCTGGAGTCGTTCTCGTTCTGGTTCATCGATGCCTTCAGCCGGGTCGAGCACGATCCGCTCTGGCTGTTCTTCATCGTGTACGAGAAGtactccaacaacaacaacgaggTTCGGTACGCCACCGCAGGTTACTTCACCGTTTACCAGTACTACTCGTACCCGGAGTTTATCCGGCCGCGCATCAGCCAGATTCTGGTGCTGCCACCGTTCCAGAAGCTCGGAATCGCCTCCCGGTTGATCGAACAT ACGACCTACAACTACTTCGTCACCAAAAAGAACGTCGCGGACATCACCTACGAGGAGCCCACCGACATCGTCCAGCACATCCGCTCGGTCGTGGACGCCAAACGGTGCATGGCGCTGCCCGCCTTCGCCAAGGCCAACCTGCTGGCCGGCTTCAGCAAGGACATGCTCGCGGAGGCGAAGGAAAAGTTCAAAATCAACCCCAAACAGTGCCGCGTCATCTACGAGATTCTGCGCCTCGCCGTCACCGACACCAAGAACGACGCCGAGTACCGCAACTACCGGCTCGAGGTGAAGAAGCGGCTCAACCTGAACTACAGCAAGCACCGGCGCGAGCTGCTGCGGCTGCAGAAGCGCGGCGTCGACGTGGACGGGGCGTTCAGCATCCTGCCCAGCCTGGAGGACCGGATCAGCCAGCTGAACGCGGAGTACAAG GAGGTGGAATCCGTCTACTATCAGGTGCTGAAAAAGCTGCAGCTGGTTCGCGATTAA